A window of the Candidatus Methylomirabilota bacterium genome harbors these coding sequences:
- a CDS encoding glycosyltransferase family 4 protein, translating into MRIVHVTPGYWPRRGGEQVYARRLSEGLASRGHHVTVLTARGLEATDGVPPPPSGLPHPPQVLHFTENGAFHRFLKVPGAQRLLGALLPQDRIRMMDGGPLSARLFVELLRSKADIVSVLGWRASLLPFKVAMAKRLRRWRMVGIPMFHTEEAWSREDVYPPLLSRCDAIVANTGYEKQFVEGRISSPTRVLVGGAGIDPHAFSKRDGRKIRSRHGLRGGPVVGYVGRVVPSKGVTALIKAMRVVWQWNPEVRLVLAGPRMSGGRAADREVELALARLPEAERSRVLLLGEFDEEDKASIFDSLDVFAMPSIGESFGIAYLEAWMCGKPVIGANVGSTPSVIRNGVDGLLVNPQDPRHIGEAIVRLLKDPPECARLGQAGYTRTTSEFTWDRIIDRIEGLYKELASPEPIPAPAAAARRASS; encoded by the coding sequence ATGCGCATCGTGCATGTGACTCCCGGCTACTGGCCCCGGCGGGGAGGCGAGCAGGTCTACGCTCGGAGGCTATCCGAAGGGCTGGCCTCGCGCGGGCACCACGTGACCGTCCTCACGGCGCGAGGCCTTGAAGCGACGGACGGGGTCCCGCCTCCGCCGTCGGGGCTCCCCCACCCGCCGCAAGTTCTGCATTTCACCGAGAACGGCGCCTTCCACCGCTTCTTGAAGGTTCCCGGGGCTCAGCGCCTCCTGGGCGCCCTTCTCCCCCAGGACCGAATCAGGATGATGGACGGCGGCCCGCTCAGCGCGCGGCTCTTCGTGGAGCTCCTGCGGAGCAAGGCGGACATCGTGAGTGTCCTCGGATGGCGGGCAAGCCTTCTGCCCTTCAAGGTCGCGATGGCGAAGAGGCTCAGGAGATGGCGGATGGTGGGGATTCCGATGTTCCACACGGAGGAAGCCTGGAGCCGGGAGGATGTCTACCCGCCCCTGCTCAGCCGGTGTGACGCCATCGTCGCGAACACCGGCTACGAGAAACAGTTCGTCGAGGGCCGCATCTCTTCGCCGACCCGGGTGCTCGTCGGGGGCGCCGGGATCGATCCGCACGCCTTCTCCAAGCGGGACGGGCGAAAGATCCGAAGCCGCCATGGCCTGCGTGGGGGCCCCGTGGTCGGCTACGTGGGCCGCGTCGTTCCCTCCAAGGGCGTCACCGCGCTCATCAAGGCCATGCGCGTCGTCTGGCAGTGGAATCCCGAGGTGCGGCTCGTCCTGGCGGGGCCAAGGATGTCGGGGGGGAGGGCGGCGGATCGGGAGGTGGAGCTGGCCCTCGCCCGGCTGCCGGAGGCGGAAAGGTCTCGAGTCCTCTTGCTGGGCGAGTTCGACGAGGAAGACAAGGCCAGCATCTTCGACAGTCTCGACGTGTTCGCCATGCCATCGATCGGAGAATCGTTCGGCATCGCATACCTCGAGGCGTGGATGTGTGGCAAACCGGTCATCGGCGCCAACGTCGGATCGACCCCCTCCGTCATCCGAAATGGCGTGGACGGCCTCCTCGTGAACCCGCAGGACCCACGGCACATCGGAGAGGCCATCGTGAGGCTGCTGAAGGATCCTCCGGAGTGCGCTAGACTCGGCCAGGCTGGCTACACACGGACGACGTCCGAGTTCACGTGGGACAGAATCATCGACCGGATCGAGGGCCTCTACAAGGAGCTGGCATCTCCCGAGCCTATCCCGGCACCCGCGGCGGCAGCCCGGCGGGCTTCCAGCTGA
- a CDS encoding CYTH domain-containing protein yields MSVEIERKFLVTSLPEAMDRYPHERIVQGYVVLGADGGEVRLRRKGLKHFEAVKMGRGEIRSELEVELTAAQFDTLWEATAGRRIEKTRYEIRHAGAIMELDVYHGELAGLVTAECEFASPEESRRFVPPDWLGREVTNDPAYKNQSLAVRGRPLET; encoded by the coding sequence ATGAGCGTCGAGATCGAGAGGAAGTTCCTCGTGACCTCCCTGCCGGAGGCGATGGATCGGTATCCCCATGAGCGCATCGTGCAGGGCTATGTCGTGCTGGGCGCGGACGGGGGCGAGGTGAGACTGAGAAGAAAAGGGCTGAAGCATTTCGAAGCGGTCAAGATGGGTCGGGGGGAAATCCGGTCCGAGCTCGAGGTCGAGCTCACCGCGGCCCAGTTCGATACCTTGTGGGAGGCCACCGCCGGACGAAGAATCGAGAAGACGAGGTACGAGATCCGCCATGCCGGAGCGATCATGGAGCTCGACGTCTACCACGGGGAGCTGGCCGGCCTCGTCACGGCGGAGTGCGAGTTCGCGTCACCCGAGGAAAGTCGGCGCTTCGTTCCGCCGGACTGGCTCGGGAGGGAAGTCACGAACGACCCCGCCTACAAGAACCAGAGCCTCGCGGTTCGTGGACGGCCGCTCGAGACGTAG
- a CDS encoding xanthine dehydrogenase family protein molybdopterin-binding subunit: MTGRGAYLDDLQIPGLLHAAFVRSAHAHAVLRHAEVGLARGTPGVVAVLTAHDLVEWVSPLAPRLEGGGFWPTRCPALAVDRLRFVGEPIATVCAVSPGQAVDAAELVAVDCQPLPAVVDAGSALAANAPLVHESVPGNILFHRDYRHGDVEGAFARAHVVLEERFSHGRCSAAPLEPRGLIASWAGERLTVWTGTQAPHIYRAALARAFGVREDQVRVIVPDTGGGFGQKMHVLSEDLAVAALAWVTGRPVKWIETRRENLACASQAREGRVDLEAAADARGMLLALRARVVSDNGAYHVYPLTAALEPLGIAGIIPGPYRTPAYEWEAMGVATNKPPLGAYRGVGMTMGAFVMERTLDLLAERLRLDPAEIRRRNLVPRDAYPFRSAAGFLYDSGDYPKALEMALELADYEGLKREREHGRARGRLRGVGISCYTEYTSMGSATFRSRGMSEVPGHEAARVSIERDGAVHCRLTMPSQGQGHATTVAQIVADELGVPLESVVVSQPDTDTTPAGSGTFASRGAVVQRGAAGAAAVSLRQKVLDRAGALLEANPADLELRHGRVTVRGVPDRGVTVAEVAGAAGEGTLAVTEEFDPPGPTFSGAVHVASVEVDAETGRVVLHRYIVVEDCGPVINPVIVEGQIHGALAQGIGEALGERLVYDESGQLLTGSLMDYALPTAADLPLFTLGHLETPSPLTPGGHKGMGEGGTIGAPAAIANAVADAVQPLGVRVISLPIQPEVLTTGADR; this comes from the coding sequence CTGACCGGGCGGGGCGCGTACCTCGACGACCTCCAGATCCCGGGATTGCTTCACGCGGCCTTCGTGCGCAGCGCCCATGCGCATGCCGTGCTCCGCCACGCCGAGGTGGGTCTCGCCCGAGGGACGCCCGGGGTGGTTGCCGTTCTCACCGCGCATGATCTGGTGGAGTGGGTGAGCCCGCTCGCCCCGCGACTGGAAGGCGGAGGGTTCTGGCCTACCCGGTGCCCGGCTCTCGCGGTGGATCGGCTTCGCTTCGTCGGCGAGCCGATCGCGACGGTCTGCGCGGTAAGCCCGGGCCAGGCCGTGGACGCGGCCGAGCTCGTGGCAGTGGATTGCCAGCCCCTGCCCGCGGTTGTTGATGCAGGGTCGGCGCTCGCGGCGAACGCGCCCCTCGTCCATGAAAGCGTCCCTGGAAATATTCTGTTCCATCGCGACTATCGTCACGGCGACGTCGAGGGAGCTTTCGCGCGAGCGCACGTCGTGCTGGAAGAGCGATTCAGCCATGGACGCTGCTCGGCGGCGCCGCTCGAGCCCCGCGGCCTCATCGCCTCGTGGGCGGGCGAGCGGCTCACCGTCTGGACGGGCACCCAGGCGCCGCACATCTATCGCGCGGCCCTTGCTCGCGCGTTCGGCGTGCGTGAGGATCAGGTCCGGGTGATCGTGCCCGATACGGGTGGTGGCTTCGGCCAGAAGATGCACGTGCTCTCCGAGGATCTCGCCGTGGCTGCCCTCGCCTGGGTGACCGGGCGTCCCGTCAAGTGGATCGAGACACGCCGGGAGAACCTGGCCTGCGCCTCTCAGGCCCGTGAGGGGCGCGTGGACCTCGAGGCGGCCGCGGATGCGCGTGGCATGCTTCTGGCTCTGCGCGCCCGTGTCGTCTCTGACAACGGCGCATATCACGTCTATCCGCTGACCGCCGCTCTCGAGCCGCTCGGCATTGCCGGGATCATTCCCGGGCCCTACCGCACGCCGGCCTACGAGTGGGAAGCCATGGGCGTGGCGACCAACAAGCCGCCCCTGGGCGCCTACCGCGGCGTGGGGATGACCATGGGCGCCTTCGTGATGGAGCGCACCCTCGATCTTCTGGCGGAGCGGCTCCGCCTCGACCCGGCCGAGATCCGACGCCGCAACCTGGTCCCGCGCGACGCCTACCCCTTCAGGTCGGCGGCGGGCTTTCTCTATGACAGCGGTGACTACCCGAAGGCGCTCGAGATGGCTCTGGAGCTGGCCGACTACGAGGGCCTGAAGCGCGAGCGGGAACATGGACGCGCGCGCGGGCGTCTCCGCGGCGTGGGGATTTCCTGCTACACGGAGTACACGAGCATGGGCTCGGCGACCTTTCGGAGCCGCGGCATGAGCGAGGTGCCCGGCCACGAGGCGGCGCGCGTCTCCATCGAGCGGGACGGCGCCGTGCATTGCCGCCTGACCATGCCGTCTCAGGGACAGGGACACGCCACCACGGTGGCCCAGATCGTGGCCGACGAGCTCGGCGTGCCGCTCGAGAGCGTGGTGGTCAGCCAGCCGGACACCGACACGACGCCGGCAGGCAGCGGCACCTTCGCGAGCCGAGGGGCGGTGGTCCAGCGGGGCGCGGCCGGCGCCGCGGCCGTCTCGCTCCGCCAGAAGGTGCTCGATCGGGCGGGAGCGCTCCTGGAAGCAAATCCCGCTGATCTCGAGCTTCGCCACGGTCGGGTGACCGTCCGAGGCGTGCCCGACCGCGGCGTGACGGTGGCCGAGGTCGCCGGCGCGGCCGGCGAGGGGACGCTCGCGGTGACGGAAGAGTTCGATCCGCCCGGACCGACGTTCTCGGGCGCCGTCCATGTCGCCTCCGTGGAGGTCGACGCCGAGACCGGGCGCGTCGTGCTCCACCGCTACATCGTCGTCGAGGATTGCGGCCCGGTCATCAATCCCGTCATCGTCGAGGGCCAGATTCACGGCGCGCTGGCCCAGGGAATCGGCGAGGCGCTGGGCGAGCGGCTCGTCTACGACGAGTCGGGGCAGCTCTTGACGGGCAGCTTGATGGACTACGCCTTGCCCACGGCGGCCGATCTTCCGCTCTTCACGCTGGGCCACCTGGAAACGCCCTCCCCCCTCACCCCCGGCGGCCACAAGGGCATGGGCGAGGGCGGCACCATCGGCGCTCCCGCCGCCATTGCCAACGCCGTGGCCGACGCCGTGCAACCGCTCGGCGTGCGTGTGATCTCACTGCCCATCCAGCCGGAGGTGCTGACCACGGGGGCGGACCGATGA